Proteins co-encoded in one Jeotgalibacillus malaysiensis genomic window:
- a CDS encoding choloylglycine hydrolase codes for MMKSVHSDILQFRGSHYDFGVFQGEQLKDSLTVKNREKQWKVRIPRFTVKEAEVKDAITKVAPGIWDELIGLRDSLEWPMERVMMEFGGYRTDYKRSGCSILTGNNYLIRNYDYMPKTYEGRYSFYQPTDTGYAIAGPTQRITGRMDGMNEYGLTMGYNFMHRKKPGDGFICCMIGRLILEACANVDEAVSMLKEIPHRHSFSYTVHDRSNRTYVIETSPRGVAVRESNVCTNHFEIMKEENRNHLVDSMKRLDAMNTHRDQLKTAYDAFRLMNDSDKGVFSDLYSQWAGTIHTAGYLPTEMKTWFALGGDREPVEFDFAKWLDGEDTLLEKIIGEVDTDIPFVHMDEGAYWSTGKKKVVK; via the coding sequence ATGATGAAATCAGTGCACAGTGATATTCTGCAGTTTAGAGGAAGCCATTACGATTTTGGCGTGTTTCAGGGTGAGCAGCTAAAAGATTCACTCACCGTTAAAAATAGAGAAAAGCAGTGGAAGGTAAGGATTCCGCGTTTTACCGTGAAGGAAGCGGAAGTAAAGGATGCCATTACGAAAGTGGCACCAGGTATATGGGATGAGCTGATCGGACTTCGTGATTCACTCGAGTGGCCGATGGAGCGCGTAATGATGGAGTTTGGCGGGTACCGGACAGATTATAAACGCTCGGGCTGCTCGATTTTAACAGGGAATAATTATCTGATCAGAAACTATGATTATATGCCAAAAACCTATGAAGGCCGCTACAGCTTTTATCAGCCGACGGACACCGGGTATGCAATCGCAGGTCCAACCCAGCGGATCACAGGAAGAATGGACGGCATGAATGAGTATGGCCTTACGATGGGATACAATTTTATGCACCGCAAAAAGCCTGGTGACGGGTTTATCTGCTGCATGATTGGCCGTCTGATCTTAGAGGCATGTGCAAATGTTGATGAGGCGGTGTCGATGTTAAAAGAGATTCCGCACCGTCACTCGTTCAGCTACACCGTTCATGACCGGAGCAACCGGACCTATGTGATTGAAACTTCCCCGCGCGGCGTTGCAGTACGGGAATCAAATGTATGCACGAATCATTTTGAGATTATGAAGGAAGAAAACAGAAATCATCTTGTTGATTCAATGAAGCGGCTGGATGCGATGAACACTCATCGCGATCAGCTGAAAACGGCGTATGATGCATTTCGTCTGATGAATGATTCCGATAAAGGGGTATTTTCTGATCTTTACAGCCAGTGGGCGGGAACGATTCATACAGCCGGCTATCTGCCGACAGAAATGAAAACCTGGTTCGCACTCGGAGGAGACCGGGAACCGGTTGAATTTGATTTCGCTAAATGGCTGGATGGAGAAGATACTCTGCTTGAAAAAATTATTGGAGAAGTAGATACAGATATTCCATTTGTGCATATGGATGAAGGAGCATACTGGAGCACAGGGAAGAAGAAAGTTGTGAAATAA